From the Tigriopus californicus strain San Diego chromosome 4, Tcal_SD_v2.1, whole genome shotgun sequence genome, the window GGCTCATTTCGAGTAATTTTCGGGTTAGCAAGTAAAAGATCGTTTTCTGTCGGCCTCCGACCTTGGAGGCTTAAGGTGGTATCTTTTCGCAACCATCCTGAGATAGCAGTGCTTTAGGGAAGCGGAGGAGGCCGTGGCCGACAAATCAACCATTATTGGAGCTATGAGCACAAATCTGATTTGAGTGAAAAATCAGGCACCGGATATTAATTTTCCGGACATTTTTCTCCCCACCTGGTCGACGATTGGAGTCTGGTGAGGGGAAGGTGAATCTGATAACAAGGACGATTCTCACCTACATAGCGTCGCAAGTACAATCATCTATCCTTTGTCTTGTAACGGTCTTGCCCTGAGTCGAACCGAACACTAAGATTGAATTGATCTCCGAGGTGCCAGATTTGGGGAAGAAATCGATTTCCCATGCAGACTTGGAGTGATTATTCCAGATTGTATCGGCGATTGATTCAGTGAAGATGCTGAGGTGTTGCGCAAGCTCCAACCGTTTTAACGCCAATCCTGGCCATGTTTTGGCACTGCGGACAATCAATGGATGGAAGATGCGGCTAGCCGGAGATTTCCTTATTTGGAAACAATATTAACACTTTTATTGAGTTGGCAAATCACGAGTCTATCCTCCTCCTTGATTTACTGGTCTCGTCTCCATCAATCTCAAATGGTCACGTGGGTGTTAGAATGATCTCCAGCAATCCCATTGGGGAAAGATGCcaaggaaaatggaacaagccCCTCTCAGCCCGAGTGACAAGTTCACCTTGAAAGTAATGAGATTAAAAGGCTCCCTCTTTTCCGTGTATTCAGAGTTTATGAGggatccaaatttcattgcttcCTTCAATTATCCCTTGAAGAAAGGAACAGAAGGGCAACCTTGTGTGTATGAAACAATTCACAACACAAAAGAACTCATTAATGAGGTGAGTAATATATAGCTGATTGagaatcttcttttttaagcCATGAAGGGGGATAGGGATCTTAGGGTTCTTGTAAGAAAAGCCAAAGTAAACTACCCTCATGTTCTTACATAAAGGACAACCTTGAATTAGATTCACCCCTCAAAGCGCATTCAGAtaatactacatacatacagtaaAGGTCCGAGGCGATTGCTAATTGGGCGCCTTTGGGAAGATCAGGTCACTCTCACCGACTGGTTTCCATTCAAGTCAGTTGACTCATTGAGAATTATCATTACACATTTGGACCTGAAGGCACAGTTGGTGCTCTCAAGTtctggcttgcttgcttgcttgcttgcttcacCTTAGTCGCCGACCAATTATCCACAACATCTCGAGGGTAACCATTATCAAAATAATTGCAAATGAGTCTTCCATCCACGTATCTCTGAAGTTCATCCTTGACATGCCACAATTGCATATATACCATGTAAGTTGGATCGGAATTGGACTCTCGGGGTCAAATCAATCCCGGGGATTCTCGTTTTTCCGTTAGCTTAGACAGCACAACATGTCTCGTTGTTGCTCCGGAAGAAGTCATAATTTGACTTGAACATGATCCATCGGTCCTCAAAAAtcaatctctctctccatcttAGGACAAGGAGACGTCTTAATCATATGTTTGGCTTGTAGGCTGTggtggatgaggatgatgatgatgttgctATTGCTGTTGGTGCTGGTTCGTTTCTGTGGGTCCTCGTTATGCCCCATACCTCGAAAAATTGAGCGTCTTGATTCAATGGCCCGCTTCCAAATTGATGGATGAGCATTTCCGCAAAGTCGAGCATGTCACAAAGGCAGACTCGGAATAAGTTGGGATTATTCATAAAATCGAGCCATTCCTCACCTCAATGAGATCATTtagaaaaggtcaaaaaaaaacgacgaacgaacgagagaCGATGTCCTCCTGAGCGAACGACTCAAATCAGGATCAAGTTCCATTTCCTGGCCACACCATAAAAGTTTATCGCACTTCATTATGGTAACAAGACAAACATATCTGTCATATGGCAAGACATATGAGAGTCTCCAGCCACATGTGGAGAGAGGAACGGGGTTGAGGATGATACATGTAGAGGTCGGGGTCAAGAAATCAAATGTCATGTGACTCCGACCGAATCCATGTGAAATTTCTCACCACGTTGAGGAAACTCGATAACACTTCATCCAACACAGTTCAATGAACTTCAAGGGACAGCAAAACATTTAAAGGTGCTTTGACACCCAATCCATGGAACCGGCAACTGTACCCAAACCCAACGTTAACATGTACGACATACACATGTACACATGTAGGAATAGGGAAAACCGGAAATGAGAACTCTCCTTCGTTGGTCGTGTCATGATTTAGCCAAGAACGACGAGCTGAAGGTCCTGAGAAAAGTGATGCCTGAGAACTTCCAGTTCATCCACGAGTTTCTGACAGAAGTCATTTAAGCCTGACAGTTACGAGCAAAACACACGGAAACACATAAAGCTCCTTGAAATTAATAACCAAGTAGTCCGAGTCTCTAGCtcctaccaccaccaccttcacTAACATCACTTCCACCGAGACCCCATGCAGTCATTAAAAGGGCTCCTTCAGTCCCATTATTGCCATTGAGTCTTTTGTCTGGCCAAGTGGGTTTAGAATGGCTTGAGACAGAGATCCCTTTGGCACAAGTCCTTTGGAGAGGATAGGATCGTTAAGTATGTAATCCTTGAAATGCCAAGGTGCGAGCTGCTACTGTAAAGTCGTCATTTTGCAAGAAAACAGAATTAATCCTCCGATGGATCCCCGCAAAGTGAGCTCGAGTACGAGGTTGTTGGTCATTTTCTGGCATTTTGCTTCGGATAATATCTCCCATTGAGTTTGGATGACCACCAAGAGGGAGCTCCGGTTCAAGtggatttttgtttttttgttgttggaaCCAAGCCACAACACCTTTGATGAGCAACCCTctcccatccatccaaccatcgaTCTCTCTAGGTTTCAATCAGCTTGAGGGTGGAAGAAGCCCTCACCCTCACGGATTGGTACCTTGCTTACCATTAGCTCTCATTCCAGTACAGGAATCTGGCTACCCCAGGGGATGAAGAGCATAAATGCCACAATCTCTGGAGAACAACAACCTGATGCATGGTCATTTCGTGCTGATAGGATGGGTCAGAACTCATCGGAGCACCGAGACAAACAACTCGGCTATCTGTTCTGTGAATTCATTTACATGTTTTCGATTGATCAGGTTGGGAAGAAATAATTGGAGAACTGATTCTTGTTATGGTTGTCGTTTTTTCCAGATTGGGTCCAGGAACTAGAGGATAAGATATCTACTCAATATGCCGCCTGCTCCAATGACAAAAGGCACGGGATCCTTGGCCCGAAAATGGCGGAAGATCAAGAAGCGTTGCTCGAGTTTCTCGTCGGGCGATGTCCTCAACGGCCTCACGAGGTCCAAGTCAATGACCGAACGAGATGCTTTGGGCAGCGAGGACATGAACCATCACCAAACATCTCACCTGGACTCTgacgacgaagaggaagaCTTTGATGAAGGCATCGGCGAATTGAACATCACAGTAGCCACGACAACGCTGGATGAAGCCTCGTTGTCCAAGTTCCGCAACATACGCGACAAGCTACATCAATGGAATTTTGACAGAAAACGGAGAAGCAGTCAGGGCGAATcgtcctcttcatcttctAATGGGCAGGGTCACGGAGTTGCCCATAGATGGCAATGGCAACAAGAGCATCAACATCATTCCTCCACACCGTCCTCCTCCTCGCCCCAATCCAGTTCTTCGTCAGGTTCGACCAGACCTGTTATGCGCTCCAGTAGCCTCAAAGGTGATCTACATCATCAGAAGGCTTTGGTCGTGGCTGGCCAGAGTAATGAGGGGAATGAACATGAAGGTGATCCGGATCAAGAAGACGGagacgatgaagatgatgaggaagTGTTTGTGCGAGCCGATCCTATTCATACCAAACACTCGGGTCAGGTTAAAAGTGCCATGATAGTGTCTGCCACGAACCCTTACTGCACAGGAGCCCGAGTTCCAGCCAAGTTGAGGACCAAGAAAAGGTTGGGCACCAATTGGAGCAACACACCCAGTCCATCTCCGCCCATCTCCGACGACTCATCGGAGGGCCAAGGACCCACTCACAGTAACATTAGCACCGTGTCCTCACTATCGCACGATCAAGATTCGGGATACGATGGCTATTGTCCGACCGTAGACAAGTCCATGCATTCCATTAGCTCCTCAGAAAATACGTCCGTGACGTCGTCCCTGGAAGAATCCCATTATGGGAACACCACGGTGGGACTGTCACCCAAAGATTTTGCCATATATGGTCGGACAGCAGTGGGGCGTAACCGTCCTCAAAGTGTGTATGAGAAGCAATATGGTCCTGTTCAGCATTGTTTGGCCACGCCCGAGTTCGATCACACCACCTACTCGCCCCGATCTCAAATCGCTACAGTGGTCAACCTAGTCAATCGAGAGCCTCAACCGCCCGCCCGACCCATTCCCGAGCGCGGCCAAGGGGCGGTCCCTCCTCCACTACCGCCCAGACCGACGAGTTTCATACCTGCCACATCGTCCACGCCACACCCATCATATCATACCACTTCTTTACCAAGAAGCCGAAGGTTGAGGAAACTAGCCCAAGACCAAAGACGAAGTTACCATCAAGATGCCGGTTCGGAATCCCCTCGTCTCAAGGGCGGTTTCTCACATTCCACTACCGAGGTCAAAAAGGGTGACTCAGTGGATGGAGACGGGTCTGACGACactcaaaatggaacattgaagaaggtattgaatttgtttttctggATATTGATGGCAACCATTGAGCTTTGGGCGTGAAATCACCGATCGATGCCTTTGTCTATTTCAGACGTCTTCGAAGTTTTGTACATTACCTAGACACAAACACCAGCAACAATTCAGCATTGAGtccatttcctttgaaaaGGGTCCCGGACAGAAGAGCTTGGGTTTTTCCATAGTCGGAGGAAAAGACAGTCCCAAAGGATCGATGGGGATTTATGTCAAGACGATATTCCCGAACGGTCAAGCACTGGACAAACTTTGCGAAGGTGGGTATCACGTGTTGATTTACCTGAAAAGGAGCACGTGGTCTTATGGCTAATAAATGAATCATCTTTTGCAGGGGACGAAATCTTCTCGATAAACAGTGTACCCGTTCAAGGGATGACACACCAAGAAGCCATTGCCATGTTCAAGGAAGTCAAGTTAGGATCGCTTATTTTAGTGATTGGACGACGCACTcagctgaaaaagaaggcCGTCAGTTTTGAGGAATGAAGCTGACCTGAAGAAGCCCAATATGCCTAAACATTCGCctaactaattttgtatcagaTTATCCATGATATTCTCTTTAATTCTTGTTTGCTGTTGTGATAGATGTTCTCTTAAATAAACTACAATTCACAATATAGGATCATTTAATTGCGAAGTACAATAGCTGGCATGAGAAATACCTGAAAGCataaatcaaagaaaatgttttcttcTTAAAACGTTGATATTGGTTTGGTTTATCACTGCGTTATCATTTAATTCATTATTAAAACTTTGCTCTTTTGCGTTTTTGTTACCAGCACAGTTTAGGTGAGATATATTACCCGCCTTGCTAGAATGAAACAGCAGAACAGTTTGCTTAAAATGAAAGCATGTTCACACTTTTTAATGTTCgtttgaaattttgcttcTTTAACGAGGTGATTTTTGCTGAACAACTTATGACTGATTTATCTCTATAacataaatacaccaccaacccttaCGAGCGACCCTTTGAATCTTACAATGATAAAACTACAATCACTATTAACATCCAAATAAGAATGGACGGAGAGCTACTCTGTATATATTGTTTACTTGGAGCATACCAGCCGCTTTTCagcatcatctttttccattagaTTAAAATAGCTAACGTTACATTAgccaaaaatgatgttttgtAAATCAGCCACCAATAACTTATGAAACTGTGCTATCCCTTATACTAATtgttggaaacgatgattgccaaagtgttgacATGAAGCGTTGTTAATCATGCAGTATACAAGCTCTAGTAAAATTATGATTTACTTGTCATGATTGTCCCGAACTTTACCCACAGAGAATTTAAAACGCCTCACAGAAGAGTTGGTGgggcttattcattgtgtcacagtacttgggcaataaacTGTTCATTAAATGATCTCTAGATAAAGTTTGGCATCTTTGAGTATgcattctctcgtttctacgtttgtttgtgGCGCTTTCTCCGCGATCCGCTCAATGGAAATGACTATTGATCCAAATAATCtaaatgaccaatatttcaggacCATTCTCTGATCATGGCCATATTCAAAGATATCTGGCAAATAAAATGGATATTTCTTTGCCAGAACATAtgtcaaattgaaacatttgagaAGCAACCCATAAGGAGAATATTtgtaaaatggcaaaaactCTCAAATAACTGAAGGCACTTGTGCTTTCAAGTAGAGCCTAAGAAGATTCATTTTGCCTTCAAGTGAATTTTACTCATTTGTTAGGTAAAGGGCCCTGCAAAATTTCACGACGAccacttcaaacaaaaaagcttCATTAAGTTACAACTAACAATTGATGACCAACTgtctttattttttgcttctctctCTGAGCAACAGATGCAAACTTAAAGCCTTTGTTTCAATCTTCCATAGATTGGCGACTGCCAACACACTATATTCAGTAGCTTAAAGAATAACTACTTTGTCAGAATAAATACTGAATAGGAAGAGTCAGTCTCTTAGCGATATTGAAGGCGTTCTTGGCTTTGACTCTTGTATTTAGAGTCAAAGCTTTTAGCTCTTCTATTGACAATGCCTGTGGTTCTTATGGAAGTTTAGTctttgattgttgttgtttagatgctgatccactggaGTCAGAGCATACTGttattagaatatttgggtccagcttaacaaattgcttcaGATACTTCAGTATGCCATAAtaatataaagcatctttgaagttcaTTTGCATCCTTATGTGAATCCTGAGCttattttttgcatctttggttgcatcttgaggtccttttttatgcgtaattttgagaactttttgagaaaattttACATTGAATGTAAAAGTATTGGACCAAAAGACCTGATTCCGAGCCAGGTTGTCAAGAGGAATGGTGAGAGAAAATCATCTTCTGACTTGAGTATGTTTCGACgaatttctcatttctttacatttccatgacttttgAATGCACACGTGATTAGTGGGTAGCTTTAAAAGATTGGCTATTTCTAATGCTGTTTGTCCATCATGGCCTCAGatgtttttgttgcaatcctgcAAAAAATATTACCATTTATATGTGGGTAAAGTGGATCTTCTTAGATTCTATTTTGAAACACAACTTCTTTTGGTTATgcgatataacttttttttgtcgttttaCCGATATTTACCTTAAGGGTTGCATCTCAGTTATTTATATTTAGCATATTTTGGCTATGATTAAGCAATAGGCCTGAAATATTAGCCActtatattttgaaaaagtaaccgTAACGACAATTGCCATTGCATTTTTACTGGAACACCAATCTGTTCCTTTAGTGCTTCATTTCTGAGCATTTGATTGAGCAAATGCAGGCCATTAATTCAGCATTGCCAATGAAACAAGATTCAAAGCCACGAACAACTTCAATGTCGTTAAGAGCAAGCGCCAACTTTAGCCCTGATCTTCCCTATTTAAAGAACATTACCCATTCTCAATAGCTCTACGTAATGTTGCGGCATTTTGCAAATTCTGGGAAGATTGCCCCGAGGCTTCAAGTTTCTTTCCGTTGCTGAGAGAGATACGAAAAAACACAGGCCGCTCTAGCAGTCGAAAAAAGGAGCTAGTAGTGAGTAGTTTAGGGGTGTTTTGAGTCATTACTAGatgttaaaaaacattttcaggCGGGAAAACGCAAAAAACTAGtgaacataaaaaaacatgtgaaaatgcaaaaataactGATATGaatccaaaagaaaagtgTTACAATGTTCTTAGCCCCCTTTGTTATATTTTCTTCTAGtattttgttacaaaatgcTAGGCACACAACTTACAAATTTATTAGGTTATTCATTGACTTTCCACGTTTTATTTGTAAGAGGATAAAATTCCTTTGTGACAGtgtttgacattaggacatttttcaattgatacggATTCTTTTCTGGAGCCCCAGCTTTTACTTAGGAGGCTTTTTTTTGCTAtattattttggttttgggttggGTAAAACCCGTAATCACCTTACTTTGAAGTacaagactcgagtctggtAAGATGTTAAGatatcaaaggactcgccctAACAACGATACCGAGTACTGGAATTGTCGAGCCTTTTTGAACCTATTTTGGGTAAAAATCCTCGTCTTttgaaattctaggaaaaaaaatgattaaactttttgacgagtccggactcgagttcttAGGTCTGTCTAACTGACTCGAGTCcggtcaatttctccaaaatcgagtaaataACTCGAGTGctctcggactcgagtccggactcgtcccagcactaCCAGGTTTCATCTTTGAGGCCCATTTGATCATGCATAACAAGATCTCCTGGGCCCCAAGGATTGTCCCCCAGAGAATTTCGAACACACTCGAACACAGAAGtgaaaaggttaaaaaaatacatagaCCGTGCTTgtagcaaaaaaatacatagaCCGTGCTTGTAGCACGACGCTCTTGTTGGTTCCAcactgaaatttgaattgtccGCTGTTCTGATCCTTATTTACCTCCAAGCCATGGAGTGACGTCATAAGATACACGTCAAAGCAAACGCCTAGCTGGGTTCGTCACTCTCAAAACCTCTTTGCAGGCAGTCGTGAATTGGACTGCCTTCAATGAGAGGCAAAGCTAATCTCCGTTTAGCCAGTAGTATGCCTTGCAGCacttgtgattttttttcttttgcaaaatgtggCTTTGAACCCGAGTCTATTCGTTCGTGAATAGTTCATGACTCGTCAGGCTAGAATGACAGCTACAAACTCCCCGATATCAAAATTCAGGTAAGGAACATTGAATATTGAACTAGAACTTTTGTGTTCACGGTATTCGATTCTTTCCTTTAGCTCGTATGACGAGTACGGATTTGAGAGGCCCGTGGATTTTGATGTGGCAGCTTACGAGGCTTTCATGTCCGAGTATCTTGGCGTTTTGGTGAGACGAGGACAAAAATGGGAGAAACTCTTGCAAAAGTCCTCGGCTGAGGACCTCAAAAAGAATCGAACATTGAAAAGATTTGTCAGAAAAGGCATTCCCAATAAGTATCGGACTAAGGTATGCTGCCTTCTATTTGGATCAATGAACGTTTGCAACAGTGACTATAAGCTGTTATTGCAGGTCTGGATGCGAATCAGTGGAGCGGATGACAAACGGAAAGCCAAAAGAACGCATTATAAAGACATGCTATCGCAACCTCTCAACGATGTGGTTGCTCAAGAACAGATCAAGAACGATCTTCACCGAACGTTTCCAAATAATATGTATTTTACCAAAGACAACGACGTCAAAAGTCTGAAGAGGCCTTTGCATAATGTTTTGTTGGCATTCGCTAATTCAAGCCCTCACATTGGATATTGCCAGGTAGAATGGGATTAACATTGATTTAAAGTGATCTTCAGTCAAAATGTTGGCCTATCAGTGTTTGTGtacatgaatgaatgaatgaatgaacatgACATATCTAGTTCATTCAGAGGTCATCATGTCTTTCTACGCACTAAACACACTTTCTCTTGTGTTCTTATCATATTTTAGGGGTTGAATTACATTGCTGGACTGTTGTTGATTGTTACGAAGGATgaggaaaaatcattttggctACTAAAATGCCTCACCGACGACCTGCTTCCTCAGTATTATGGACCAGATATCCCTGGCTTGTTAACCGATGTTAAAGTTTTGGCAGAAATAATCAGGTAAAAATTGTACTCTCCGGGTTATCGAAATGATTCATGATCAGAGGTGAataatgccatttttttaaattaaagaATCAAATCACCCACCGTTTATCGCCATGTGGAGGCTTTCAAGATGCCATGGGCTTTGGTTTGCTCCAAATGGTTTGTGTGTCTGTTTAGCGACGTTCTTCCAGTGGAGACAGTTTTGAGACTTTGGGATTGTCTATTTTATGAAGGATCCAAGATTCTTCTGCGGGCAGCTATCTCATTAATTCTTATGAACACGGAAAATATCCTTAAAACCAAAGAATTCTCCGAAATGGTGCAGACGTTTCAGAATTGTACGCTCACTTCGGACACAATGCAATGTCACGACTTCATGACTGTAAGTTTTAAAACGTGCCTGTTTCTGGCTTCGTTTGTGACCTATAAAAACTTTTAATTACAGACAATCTTCCAAAAGTCAAGTCCGTTGCCCTCAAAGACGATCACAAAACTTCGACATCGATATGGATACGAAGCATAATCAATGGAATCACTGGAATGATGACTGTCTTTATCAAATTGTTGCAACACATTGAATAAACTaatttcaaatattatatTATTCGCTCAACCTcgatcaaaagcaaaatggatACGGCAAAGTACTTTGGGATATGGATTTGCCATTCCGGAGACCAGATAGTATCAAACAGTTATTTAGTCTGAGCAAGCTCTCATATGGCATGTTGGGACAGAAGCTGGCATTCCCTGGCCTTAAATCACTCTTAATCGATCCTCCGGACTCATCCGAAAACCTAGCAAGGCTGAAAGAGAAAGCCATCCTTCCAAGATAAACATAAAGCGGCGCAACAGGAACTCAACCTCTTTAAGACGTTAACGTGTCGTGTCGTTGGTCGACTCATTCTTTCTGCTCCAGCCGAACAAAGAAAGACTGCTGCTCTCTCTAGACAGTTCCACATAGAGCGAGACTGAGATGGATTGACAATACTTATTCAGCATTTCCTTTGCATAGGATTACGGCGGGACATCGTCGGTACTTTGTTTGCCTCCAGGAGAAGACTTTGACTGGGTTCCCCGTCGAAACTTGCAGGTGCATCATCTCAAACGTGGTGACGAGGCACCTTCAAAAACAGCAAGTCAGATTTTTGTACATTCGTTAGCAAGAGCTCATAACACCCATGGAGCGCAATTCATGCAGTATTGCCTAGGCCTACTTTTGGTGACGTCAACAAAATTTGAGGTACGTCGGTAAGAACCAACGcgaaaaacttcaaaatagaGAGAGGAGACGAGGATTTCAATGCCGACACCaaaaatttggtttgaaatttatcGCCTATTTGGGTTATTGATAAAGTTAGTAGATTATTTTCTAgcagaaatgaaatgcaagATCTCTGTCTAGGCGGATGAATGAATGTCCAGGATTGAACCCGAATGCAGTATTTTCTCTTCAGAACGGTCGTCAAATGTCGTAGTTTTTCTTACTTCCAGAAGTGGATGTCTAAATGGCGTTCGATCTATCTCTATCAAGAGGGTTTGCCTTGTTGACGGGGGCAGGCCTAATGTTTACTCCAGCCAACTGCCGGCAGACAGGAAACGACTCTTGGCGTGTTCTCTGAGCCTGGTCAAACCCGTCCGCCAGGGTCCTT encodes:
- the LOC131879359 gene encoding uncharacterized protein LOC131879359 — translated: MPPAPMTKGTGSLARKWRKIKKRCSSFSSGDVLNGLTRSKSMTERDALGSEDMNHHQTSHLDSDDEEEDFDEGIGELNITVATTTLDEASLSKFRNIRDKLHQWNFDRKRRSSQGESSSSSSNGQGHGVAHRWQWQQEHQHHSSTPSSSSPQSSSSSGSTRPVMRSSSLKGDLHHQKALVVAGQSNEGNEHEGDPDQEDGDDEDDEEVFVRADPIHTKHSGQVKSAMIVSATNPYCTGARVPAKLRTKKRLGTNWSNTPSPSPPISDDSSEGQGPTHSNISTVSSLSHDQDSGYDGYCPTVDKSMHSISSSENTSVTSSLEESHYGNTTVGLSPKDFAIYGRTAVGRNRPQSVYEKQYGPVQHCLATPEFDHTTYSPRSQIATVVNLVNREPQPPARPIPERGQGAVPPPLPPRPTSFIPATSSTPHPSYHTTSLPRSRRLRKLAQDQRRSYHQDAGSESPRLKGGFSHSTTEVKKGDSVDGDGSDDTQNGTLKKTSSKFCTLPRHKHQQQFSIESISFEKGPGQKSLGFSIVGGKDSPKGSMGIYVKTIFPNGQALDKLCEGDEIFSINSVPVQGMTHQEAIAMFKEVKLGSLILVIGRRTQLKKKAVSFEE
- the LOC131879029 gene encoding growth hormone-regulated TBC protein 1-like; this translates as MTRQARMTATNSPISKFSSYDEYGFERPVDFDVAAYEAFMSEYLGVLVRRGQKWEKLLQKSSAEDLKKNRTLKRFVRKGIPNKYRTKVWMRISGADDKRKAKRTHYKDMLSQPLNDVVAQEQIKNDLHRTFPNNMYFTKDNDVKSLKRPLHNVLLAFANSSPHIGYCQGLNYIAGLLLIVTKDEEKSFWLLKCLTDDLLPQYYGPDIPGLLTDVKVLAEIIRIKSPTVYRHVEAFKMPWALVCSKWFVCLFSDVLPVETVLRLWDCLFYEGSKILLRAAISLILMNTENILKTKEFSEMVQTFQNCTLTSDTMQCHDFMTTIFQKSSPLPSKTITKLRHRYGYEA